In Rhizobium sp. ARZ01, a genomic segment contains:
- a CDS encoding bifunctional (p)ppGpp synthetase/guanosine-3',5'-bis(diphosphate) 3'-pyrophosphohydrolase produces the protein MMRQYELVERVQKYKPDANEALLNKAYVYAMQKHGQQKRASGDPYISHPLEVAAILTDMKLDESTIAVALLHDTIEDTTATRAEIDELFGEDIGALVEGLTKIKKLDLVTKKAKQAENLRKLLLAISDDVRVLLVKLADRLHNMRTLDHMSAEKKARISEETMDIYAPLAGRMGMQDMREELEDLAFRHINPEAYETVTRRLAEMSQRNEGLIRKIEAELGELLVANGLTTAVVRGRQKKPYSVFRKMQSKSLSFEQLSDVYAFRILVDDAPSCYRALGIVHTRWRVVPGRFKDYISTPKQNDYQSIHTTIIGPSRQRIELQIRTKRMHDIAEYGIAAHALYKDGHVNGNGNGDKNALPSNAYSMLRRTIESLAEGDNPEEFLEHTKLELFQDQVFCFTPKGQLITLPRGATPIDFAYAVHTNIGDTCVGAKINGRIMPLVTRLNNGDEVEIIRSGIQVPPPAWEEIVVTGKARAAIRRATRAAVRKQYSGLGYRIIERTFDRAGKTFSRDALKPVLHRLGHKEVEDAIAAVGRGELSSLDVLRAVFPDHQDERVTVKPNQEEGWFPMRSAAGMVFKLPGKSKAQVDAAMGAGPEALPIRGLSGNAEVHFSEGGAVPGDRIVGIMEKDKGITIYPIQSPALQKFDDEPERWIDVRWDLDEANNTRFMARILINQLNEPGSLAEVTQVIATGDVNIRSMSMTRVAADFTEVQMDLEVWDLRQLNQIISQIKELHCVSTVNRVFA, from the coding sequence ATGATGCGCCAATATGAACTCGTCGAGCGGGTTCAGAAGTACAAGCCCGATGCGAACGAGGCCCTGCTGAACAAGGCCTACGTCTACGCCATGCAGAAACATGGCCAGCAGAAGCGGGCAAGCGGCGACCCCTATATCTCCCATCCGCTCGAGGTGGCGGCCATCCTGACGGATATGAAGCTCGACGAGTCGACCATCGCGGTCGCTCTCCTGCACGATACGATCGAGGATACGACGGCAACCCGCGCCGAGATCGACGAGCTCTTCGGTGAGGACATCGGCGCACTTGTCGAGGGCCTCACGAAGATCAAGAAGCTCGACCTCGTCACCAAGAAGGCCAAGCAGGCGGAAAACCTGCGCAAGCTCTTGCTGGCGATCTCCGACGACGTGCGCGTGCTGCTCGTCAAGCTTGCCGACCGCCTCCACAACATGCGCACGCTCGACCATATGTCGGCCGAGAAGAAGGCGCGCATTTCCGAGGAGACGATGGACATCTATGCGCCGCTCGCCGGCCGCATGGGCATGCAGGACATGCGCGAGGAACTGGAAGACCTCGCCTTCCGCCACATCAATCCCGAAGCCTACGAGACGGTCACCCGCCGGCTCGCGGAGATGTCGCAGCGCAACGAGGGCCTCATTCGCAAAATCGAGGCGGAGCTTGGCGAACTGCTGGTTGCCAACGGGCTGACGACGGCCGTCGTCAGGGGGCGGCAGAAGAAGCCCTATTCGGTGTTCCGCAAGATGCAGTCGAAGTCGCTCTCCTTCGAGCAGTTGTCGGACGTCTATGCCTTCCGCATCCTGGTCGACGACGCTCCCTCCTGCTATCGCGCGCTCGGCATCGTGCACACGCGCTGGCGTGTCGTGCCGGGGCGTTTCAAGGACTACATCTCGACGCCAAAGCAGAACGATTACCAGTCGATCCACACCACGATCATCGGCCCGTCGCGCCAGCGCATCGAGCTGCAGATCCGCACGAAGCGCATGCATGATATCGCCGAATACGGCATCGCCGCCCATGCGCTCTACAAGGACGGACATGTGAACGGCAACGGCAACGGCGACAAGAACGCGCTGCCGTCCAACGCCTATTCGATGCTGCGCCGTACGATCGAATCGCTGGCTGAAGGCGACAATCCCGAGGAATTCCTCGAACACACGAAGCTCGAACTGTTTCAGGACCAGGTGTTCTGCTTTACCCCCAAGGGGCAGCTGATCACGCTGCCGAGAGGCGCAACGCCGATCGATTTCGCCTATGCCGTCCACACGAACATCGGCGATACCTGTGTGGGCGCGAAGATCAACGGGCGCATTATGCCGCTCGTCACCCGCCTGAACAATGGCGATGAGGTCGAAATCATCCGCTCCGGCATCCAGGTGCCGCCACCGGCCTGGGAAGAGATCGTCGTCACCGGCAAGGCGCGTGCAGCGATCCGCAGGGCAACGCGCGCGGCTGTGCGCAAGCAATACTCCGGGCTCGGCTATCGCATTATCGAGCGCACCTTCGATCGGGCGGGCAAGACCTTCTCGCGCGACGCCCTGAAGCCGGTCCTGCATCGTCTCGGCCACAAGGAGGTCGAGGATGCGATCGCCGCGGTGGGCCGCGGAGAACTCTCCTCCCTCGATGTGCTGCGCGCGGTCTTTCCCGATCATCAGGACGAACGGGTGACCGTGAAACCCAACCAGGAGGAGGGTTGGTTTCCGATGCGCAGCGCCGCCGGCATGGTGTTCAAGCTGCCGGGCAAGTCGAAAGCGCAAGTCGATGCGGCGATGGGGGCAGGGCCGGAGGCGCTGCCCATCCGGGGGCTTTCCGGCAACGCCGAGGTGCATTTCTCAGAAGGCGGCGCAGTCCCCGGCGATCGCATCGTCGGCATTATGGAAAAGGACAAGGGCATCACGATCTATCCGATCCAGTCGCCGGCGCTGCAGAAATTCGATGACGAGCCGGAGCGCTGGATCGATGTCCGCTGGGACCTCGACGAGGCCAACAACACCCGCTTCATGGCGCGCATCCTGATCAATCAGTTGAACGAGCCCGGGTCGCTTGCGGAGGTGACGCAGGTGATCGCCACCGGCGACGTCAACATCCGTTCGATGTCGATGACGCGTGTGGCCGCCGACTTCACCGAGGTACAGATGGACCTTGAGGTGTGGGACCTTCGCCAGCTGAACCAGATCATCAGTCAGATCAAGGAACTGCACTGCGTTTCTACGGTGAACCGCGTGTTCGCGTAG
- a CDS encoding NYN domain-containing protein encodes MFDPREKIALFIDGANLYAASRTLGFDIDYRKLLKAFQKRGYLLRAYYYTALIEDQEYSSIRPLIDWLDYNGYKVVTKPAKEFTDSLGRRKIKGNMDIELAIDAMEQSETVDHLVIFSGDGDFTTLVEALQRKGRKVSVVSTLSTQPPMIADDLRRQADYFIDLVTLKAEIGRDPSERPARATDHPADEVTT; translated from the coding sequence ATGTTTGATCCCCGCGAAAAGATCGCACTCTTCATCGACGGCGCCAATCTCTACGCTGCTTCGCGCACGCTCGGCTTCGACATTGACTACCGCAAGCTGTTAAAGGCCTTCCAGAAGCGCGGCTATTTGCTGCGCGCCTACTACTACACCGCGCTCATAGAGGATCAGGAATACTCCTCGATCCGTCCCCTGATCGATTGGCTCGACTACAACGGCTACAAGGTCGTGACCAAGCCGGCCAAGGAGTTCACCGACTCGCTCGGCCGCCGCAAGATCAAGGGCAACATGGACATCGAGCTTGCGATCGACGCCATGGAGCAGTCCGAGACCGTCGATCATCTGGTGATCTTCTCCGGCGACGGCGACTTCACCACGCTGGTGGAGGCCCTGCAACGCAAGGGTCGCAAGGTCTCTGTCGTGTCGACGCTGTCGACGCAGCCGCCGATGATCGCAGACGACCTGCGCCGTCAGGCCGACTACTTCATCGACCTTGTCACGTTGAAGGCGGAAATCGGCCGCGATCCTTCCGAGCGTCCGGCAAGGGCGACCGATCACCCGGCGGACGAGGTGACCACCTGA
- the smpB gene encoding SsrA-binding protein SmpB, whose protein sequence is MATKAKPTTVKKIVAENRKARFNYEIVDTCEAGLVLTGTEVKSLREGKANIAESYASDEDGEIWLINSYLPEYLQANRFNHETRRRRKLLLSKREMHRLQNAVNREGMTLVPLKIYFNDRGRAKMELALAKGKKLHDKRETAKERDWNRQKSRLLKDRG, encoded by the coding sequence ATGGCGACCAAGGCCAAGCCCACGACGGTCAAGAAGATCGTGGCGGAAAACCGAAAAGCCCGCTTCAACTACGAGATCGTGGATACCTGCGAGGCCGGTCTGGTGCTAACCGGAACGGAGGTCAAGTCCTTGCGGGAAGGTAAGGCCAACATCGCCGAATCTTACGCGTCCGACGAGGACGGCGAGATCTGGCTCATCAATTCCTATCTGCCGGAATACCTGCAGGCGAACCGCTTCAACCACGAGACGCGCCGCCGCCGCAAACTCCTGCTCTCCAAGCGTGAGATGCATCGGTTACAGAACGCGGTCAACCGCGAGGGCATGACGCTGGTGCCCCTGAAAATCTATTTCAACGATCGCGGCCGCGCCAAGATGGAGCTGGCGCTCGCCAAGGGCAAGAAGCTGCACGACAAGCGCGAGACCGCAAAGGAGCGCGACTGGAATCGCCAGAAAAGCCGGTTGTTGAAGGACCGCGGCTAA
- the era gene encoding GTPase Era: MTEQEQEHDVADTGSSTRSGFVALIGATNAGKSTLVNRLVGAKVSIVSHKVQTTRAIVRGIAIHDNAQIVFMDTPGIFKPRRRLDRAMVTTAWGGAKDADQIMFLIDSERGLKGDAEKILEALKEVHQPKILVLNKIDRVSPEDLLKLAKAANDVVPFERTFMISALNGSGCKDAMDYLAKALPEGPWYYPEDQISDLPMRQLAAEITREKLFLRLHQELPYSSHVETEKWEERKDGSVRIEQVIYVERDSQKKIALGKNGEAIKAISMASRKELSEILEQPVHLFLFVKVRENWGDDPERFREMGLEFPR; the protein is encoded by the coding sequence ATGACAGAACAAGAACAAGAACACGACGTCGCCGACACCGGCAGCTCGACCCGTTCCGGCTTCGTGGCGCTGATCGGCGCGACCAATGCGGGGAAGTCGACGCTGGTCAACCGGCTGGTCGGCGCCAAAGTCTCGATCGTCAGCCACAAGGTGCAGACGACACGGGCGATCGTGCGCGGTATTGCCATCCACGATAACGCCCAGATCGTCTTCATGGATACGCCCGGTATTTTCAAGCCGCGCCGGAGGCTCGACCGCGCCATGGTCACGACCGCCTGGGGTGGCGCGAAGGACGCGGACCAGATCATGTTCCTGATCGACAGCGAGCGGGGCCTGAAGGGTGACGCGGAGAAGATTCTCGAAGCGCTGAAGGAAGTGCACCAGCCGAAAATCCTCGTGCTCAACAAGATCGACCGGGTCTCCCCGGAGGATCTGTTGAAGCTGGCGAAGGCTGCAAACGATGTCGTGCCATTCGAGCGGACTTTCATGATTTCGGCGTTGAACGGGTCCGGCTGCAAAGACGCGATGGATTATCTGGCGAAGGCGTTGCCGGAAGGTCCCTGGTACTATCCCGAGGACCAGATTTCCGACCTGCCGATGCGCCAGCTTGCTGCCGAGATTACCCGCGAAAAGCTGTTCCTGCGTTTGCACCAGGAGCTTCCCTATTCCTCGCACGTCGAGACGGAGAAGTGGGAGGAGCGCAAGGACGGGTCCGTCCGCATCGAGCAGGTGATCTATGTCGAGCGCGACAGCCAGAAGAAGATTGCACTCGGCAAGAACGGCGAGGCAATCAAGGCCATCTCCATGGCCTCGCGCAAGGAGCTGTCCGAGATCCTCGAACAGCCGGTGCACCTGTTTCTGTTCGTCAAGGTTCGCGAGAACTGGGGCGACGACCCGGAGCGTTTCCGGGAAATGGGCCTCGAATTCCCGCGATAG
- a CDS encoding DUF2062 domain-containing protein — protein sequence MLFRRRKPATWRDRVREFFWPRKGLNRPFRYLGKRILRLSASPHAVAIGVAAGTLAAFTPFLGLHVVVAVALAYALAGNLVAAALSTAIANPLTLPFIWAGTYEMGELMLGTNSKDGGAPVELAHLFDPQTFRDLWGPVLEPMLFGSLALGLPAAIVAYATTRVGVEVYRRRRRKRFVRHHGQESLPPAA from the coding sequence ATGTTGTTCCGACGCCGAAAACCGGCAACCTGGCGTGACCGGGTCCGTGAGTTCTTCTGGCCGCGAAAGGGCCTTAATCGACCGTTCCGTTACCTCGGAAAGCGGATCCTGAGGCTGTCCGCCTCACCGCACGCGGTTGCAATCGGCGTCGCCGCGGGCACATTGGCCGCCTTCACTCCCTTCCTGGGCTTGCATGTCGTCGTCGCGGTCGCGCTGGCCTATGCGCTGGCCGGCAACCTCGTGGCGGCAGCGCTTTCGACGGCCATCGCCAATCCGCTGACGCTTCCCTTCATCTGGGCCGGAACGTATGAGATGGGTGAACTAATGCTGGGGACCAATTCCAAAGACGGCGGCGCTCCCGTCGAGCTCGCGCATCTGTTCGACCCCCAAACCTTTCGCGATCTTTGGGGGCCGGTGCTGGAACCCATGCTCTTTGGCTCCCTCGCGCTCGGCTTGCCGGCGGCGATTGTAGCCTACGCCACGACACGCGTCGGTGTGGAGGTCTATCGGCGGCGGCGCCGAAAGCGTTTCGTTCGCCACCATGGGCAGGAAAGCTTGCCGCCGGCAGCCTGA
- the dapA gene encoding 4-hydroxy-tetrahydrodipicolinate synthase: MFNGSIPALVTPFTESGAVDEAAFADHVEWQIAEGSHGLVPVGTTGESPTLSHDEHKRVIELCIEVAAKRVPVIAGAGSNNTKEAIELAEHAEKAGADAILVVTPYYNKPTQKGLFAHFAAIAEAVKLPIVIYNIPGRSVVDMTPETMGALAKAFPTIVGVKDATGKIERVSEQRIACGKDFVQLSGEDATALGFNAHGGVGCISVTANVAPRLCAEFQKTMLAGDYAKALEYQDRLMPLHKAIFMEPGVCGAKYALNRVRGMNRAVRSPLLSTLEPSTEAALDAALRHAALLN, encoded by the coding sequence ATGTTCAACGGGTCCATACCCGCTCTCGTCACCCCCTTCACCGAAAGCGGCGCGGTCGACGAAGCCGCCTTCGCCGATCATGTCGAGTGGCAGATCGCCGAAGGCAGCCACGGGCTGGTTCCCGTTGGGACCACGGGCGAATCCCCGACACTGTCGCACGACGAACACAAGCGCGTGATCGAGTTGTGCATCGAGGTGGCGGCGAAGCGGGTGCCGGTGATCGCCGGTGCCGGTTCCAACAACACGAAAGAGGCGATCGAACTCGCCGAGCACGCCGAGAAGGCGGGCGCCGACGCCATCCTGGTGGTTACGCCCTACTATAACAAGCCGACCCAGAAGGGCTTGTTTGCGCATTTCGCGGCGATTGCCGAGGCGGTGAAGCTGCCGATCGTCATTTACAACATTCCCGGCCGTTCGGTTGTCGACATGACGCCTGAGACGATGGGCGCGCTGGCCAAGGCCTTTCCGACGATCGTCGGCGTCAAGGATGCCACCGGCAAGATCGAGCGGGTGTCCGAGCAGCGCATCGCCTGCGGCAAGGATTTTGTCCAGCTTTCCGGCGAGGATGCCACCGCGCTCGGCTTTAACGCCCACGGCGGGGTCGGTTGCATCTCGGTGACGGCAAATGTGGCCCCCCGGCTTTGTGCCGAGTTCCAGAAAACCATGCTCGCAGGCGACTACGCGAAGGCGCTTGAGTACCAGGATCGTCTGATGCCGTTGCACAAGGCGATCTTCATGGAGCCGGGCGTTTGCGGTGCAAAGTATGCGCTTAATCGCGTACGCGGCATGAACCGCGCCGTGCGTTCCCCGCTGCTTTCGACGCTCGAGCCTTCGACTGAGGCGGCACTGGACGCAGCGCTCCGGCACGCGGCCCTTTTGAACTGA
- the rpoZ gene encoding DNA-directed RNA polymerase subunit omega: protein MARVTVEDCIDKVDNRFELVLLASHRARLISQGAAITVDRDNDKNPVVALREIADETLSPGDLKEDLIHSLQKHVEVDEPEPDAASIAADEAAGFVVAEDEDDQPEVVTFDRMSEEELLAGIEGLVPPEKSDDY, encoded by the coding sequence ATGGCCCGTGTCACAGTTGAAGACTGCATCGACAAGGTAGACAACCGCTTCGAGCTGGTTCTTCTCGCAAGCCACCGTGCGCGCCTCATCTCGCAGGGCGCTGCCATCACCGTCGATCGCGACAACGACAAGAACCCGGTCGTTGCGCTGCGCGAGATCGCCGACGAGACGCTCTCGCCGGGCGACCTCAAGGAAGACTTGATCCACTCGCTGCAGAAGCATGTCGAAGTGGACGAGCCGGAGCCCGATGCAGCTTCCATTGCTGCCGACGAAGCTGCCGGTTTCGTGGTCGCGGAAGACGAAGATGACCAGCCGGAGGTCGTCACCTTCGACCGCATGTCCGAGGAAGAACTGCTCGCCGGCATCGAGGGCCTTGTTCCCCCGGAGAAGAGCGACGACTATTGA
- the acpS gene encoding holo-ACP synthase has protein sequence MIIGIGSDLIDIRRVEKSLERFGERFTHRCFTEIERKKSDGRKNRAASYAKRFAAKEACSKALGTGLAQGVFWKDMGVVNLPGGKPTMHLSGGAGERLKAMTPAGHEAHIHITITDDFPLAQAFVIIEALPLAGRP, from the coding sequence ATGATTATCGGTATCGGCAGCGACCTGATCGACATCCGGAGAGTGGAGAAGTCGCTTGAGCGCTTCGGCGAACGCTTCACGCACCGCTGCTTCACTGAAATCGAACGCAAAAAATCGGATGGCCGCAAAAACCGCGCAGCCTCCTATGCGAAGCGCTTCGCGGCCAAGGAGGCCTGTTCCAAGGCGCTCGGTACAGGGCTTGCGCAGGGCGTGTTCTGGAAGGACATGGGTGTCGTCAATCTGCCTGGCGGCAAGCCGACCATGCATCTCTCCGGCGGAGCAGGGGAGCGGCTGAAGGCGATGACGCCTGCCGGGCATGAAGCGCACATACACATCACCATTACCGACGACTTCCCGTTGGCCCAGGCATTCGTGATCATCGAAGCGCTGCCCCTCGCCGGCCGCCCCTGA
- the rnc gene encoding ribonuclease III, giving the protein MKSAKPLNEENRLRLEAAIGYAFTSKERLDRAITHASARPAKGSNYERLEFLGDRVLGLCVAELLFQTFREASEGELSVRLNQLVSAETCAKVADELGLHQFIRTGQDVKKLTGKPMLNVRADVVEALIGAIYLDGGLEAARGFILRNWQNRAKAEHGGRRDAKTELQEWAHANFATTPVYRIDGRSGPDHDPRFTVTVEIAGVMPATGTERSKRAAEQVAAQNVLEREGIWRKTDI; this is encoded by the coding sequence ATGAAATCGGCGAAGCCGCTGAACGAGGAAAACCGCCTCCGCTTGGAGGCGGCGATCGGCTATGCCTTCACAAGCAAGGAGCGGCTTGACCGGGCGATTACCCACGCCAGTGCCCGGCCGGCCAAAGGCAGCAACTACGAGCGGCTTGAGTTCCTGGGTGACCGGGTGCTCGGCCTTTGCGTCGCCGAGCTGCTCTTTCAGACTTTTCGCGAAGCGAGCGAGGGTGAACTCTCGGTGCGTCTCAACCAACTGGTCAGCGCCGAGACCTGCGCCAAGGTTGCCGACGAACTCGGCCTGCACCAGTTCATTCGAACCGGTCAGGATGTCAAGAAATTGACCGGCAAGCCGATGTTGAACGTAAGGGCCGATGTGGTGGAGGCGCTGATCGGGGCAATCTATCTTGACGGCGGCCTGGAAGCGGCGAGGGGCTTCATCCTGCGCAACTGGCAGAACCGGGCGAAAGCAGAGCATGGTGGCCGGCGCGACGCCAAGACCGAACTGCAGGAGTGGGCGCATGCCAACTTCGCCACGACGCCAGTCTACCGCATAGACGGACGCTCCGGCCCGGATCACGATCCCCGTTTCACGGTCACGGTGGAGATCGCAGGCGTGATGCCGGCAACCGGTACCGAGCGCTCCAAGCGGGCGGCCGAGCAGGTGGCGGCGCAGAATGTCCTGGAGCGAGAAGGTATTTGGCGGAAGACCGATATTTGA
- a CDS encoding DUF3563 family protein yields the protein MLKQLKNFTRALRLPTSADREVAYLNGAVDRIDLEYRQRQIDRGLFRKYY from the coding sequence ATGTTGAAGCAGCTCAAGAATTTCACGCGCGCCCTGCGCCTGCCGACTTCCGCCGACCGCGAGGTGGCATATCTCAACGGCGCAGTCGACCGCATCGATCTCGAATATCGCCAGCGGCAGATCGACCGCGGCCTGTTCCGCAAGTACTACTAA
- the lepB gene encoding signal peptidase I, producing the protein MTEKIKKAESGLWENVKVIIQALLLAVVIRTVLFQPFTIPSGSMMPTLLVGDYLFVNKFSYGYSKYSLPFSPDLFSGRIFASEPERGDIAVFRFPPNPDIDYIKRVIGLPGDRIQVRDSVLYINDKPVPRQPNGFFRADDQYDTGENIPVFRETLDNDVSFDTLDTRIGTVGDNTREFIVPEGHYFMMGDNRDNSADSRFDVGFVPAENLIGRASLIFFSLGNDTAFREVWKWPANLRWDRLFKVVE; encoded by the coding sequence GTGACAGAGAAGATCAAGAAGGCTGAAAGCGGCCTGTGGGAAAACGTCAAGGTCATCATACAGGCGCTCCTGCTCGCGGTCGTCATCCGAACCGTTCTGTTCCAGCCCTTCACGATTCCGTCGGGATCGATGATGCCGACGCTGCTTGTCGGCGACTATCTGTTCGTCAACAAGTTTTCCTACGGCTATTCCAAGTACTCGCTGCCGTTCTCGCCGGACCTGTTCTCCGGCCGCATCTTCGCAAGCGAGCCCGAGCGTGGCGACATTGCAGTTTTCCGCTTTCCGCCGAACCCGGACATCGACTACATCAAGCGCGTGATCGGTCTTCCGGGCGACCGCATTCAGGTCCGCGACAGCGTGCTGTACATCAATGATAAGCCGGTGCCGCGCCAGCCGAACGGCTTCTTCCGCGCTGACGACCAATATGACACCGGCGAGAACATTCCCGTTTTCCGCGAGACGCTGGACAACGACGTCTCCTTCGACACGCTCGACACCCGTATCGGCACGGTCGGCGACAATACCCGCGAGTTCATCGTTCCCGAAGGCCACTACTTCATGATGGGCGACAACCGGGACAATTCCGCGGACAGCCGTTTTGACGTCGGTTTCGTGCCCGCTGAGAATCTGATCGGCCGCGCCAGCCTGATCTTCTTTTCGCTCGGCAACGACACCGCCTTCCGTGAAGTCTGGAAGTGGCCGGCAAACCTGCGCTGGGATCGGCTCTTCAAGGTCGTCGAATGA